From the genome of Bacteroidota bacterium, one region includes:
- a CDS encoding aspartate carbamoyltransferase catalytic subunit, which translates to MNSRLSSNHLLGIKNINENDIQLIFETADTFKQVINRPIKKVPSLRDVTIANIFFENSTRTRISFELAQKRLSADIINFSSSQSSVSKGETLIDTVNNILAMKVDMVVMRHPKPGACVFLSKHVDAQIINAGDGTHEHPTQALLDAFSIRERLGDVAGKKVVIVGDILHSRVALSNILCLQKLGAEVMVCGPTTLLPKYIDTLGVKVETNLRRALQWCDVANMLRIQLERQDIKYFPTLREYTLQYGLTLDILNSLDKEITIMHPGPINRGVEITSEVADSPDHSIILQQVENGVAIRMAVMYLLAGQAG; encoded by the coding sequence ATGAATAGCAGGCTTAGCTCTAATCACCTACTCGGAATTAAGAATATCAACGAAAATGATATACAGTTGATATTTGAAACCGCCGATACCTTTAAACAGGTAATCAACAGGCCCATTAAAAAAGTGCCCAGCCTGCGTGATGTTACCATTGCCAATATTTTTTTCGAAAACAGTACCCGCACCCGCATATCGTTTGAGTTAGCGCAAAAGCGTTTAAGTGCTGATATCATCAACTTCTCATCCTCGCAATCGTCGGTATCAAAAGGCGAAACACTGATAGATACCGTAAACAACATACTGGCCATGAAAGTGGATATGGTGGTGATGCGTCACCCCAAACCCGGTGCCTGTGTATTTTTGAGCAAGCACGTTGATGCCCAGATAATAAATGCCGGCGACGGCACCCACGAGCATCCTACACAAGCCTTACTGGATGCCTTTAGTATCCGCGAGCGGTTGGGCGATGTGGCAGGCAAAAAGGTGGTGATTGTGGGCGATATTTTGCACAGCCGCGTGGCTTTGAGCAATATCTTGTGTTTACAAAAACTGGGTGCAGAGGTGATGGTGTGCGGCCCTACAACGCTGCTACCTAAATACATTGATACCCTTGGCGTGAAGGTGGAAACCAATCTGCGCCGCGCACTGCAATGGTGCGATGTAGCTAATATGCTGCGCATACAGTTAGAGCGTCAGGATATTAAATATTTTCCTACCCTGCGCGAATACACGTTGCAATACGGACTTACGCTGGATATCCTAAACTCATTGGACAAAGAAATAACCATTATGCACCCCGGCCCTATAAACCGCGGGGTAGAAATAACCAGCGAAGTAGCCGACAGCCCCGATCACAGTATCATTCTTCAACAGGTTGAAAATGGAGTAGCCATCCGTATGGCGGTAATGTACCTACTGGCAGGGCAGGCAGGGTAA
- the pyrR gene encoding bifunctional pyr operon transcriptional regulator/uracil phosphoribosyltransferase PyrR: MEDKILLTPQKLSIILQRLAFQLYENHGDLSNTVIIGLQPRGVHFGKVVWEKVKEISGNDKIPFGELDTTFHRDDFRRGEPLIPSTNRIDFLIEGKNVVLVDDVLYTGRNVRAAMDALTAYGRPHRVELMTLIDRRYSRELPIEPDYVGSQVDTRANDKVKVFFDPINQNNQVLLITGNE, from the coding sequence GATAAAATCTTACTCACCCCGCAAAAGCTCAGCATTATCCTGCAAAGGCTTGCCTTCCAATTGTATGAAAACCACGGCGATTTAAGTAATACGGTAATTATCGGGTTACAGCCGCGCGGCGTACATTTTGGGAAAGTAGTGTGGGAAAAGGTGAAAGAAATTTCGGGCAACGATAAGATTCCGTTTGGCGAGTTGGACACTACATTTCACAGGGATGATTTCAGGCGCGGAGAGCCTTTGATACCCAGTACCAACCGTATTGATTTTTTGATTGAAGGTAAAAATGTAGTGCTGGTGGATGATGTACTTTACACGGGTCGCAATGTGCGTGCCGCCATGGACGCTTTGACGGCCTACGGACGACCACATCGCGTGGAATTAATGACACTGATTGACCGCCGCTACAGCCGCGAACTGCCTATAGAACCCGATTATGTGGGCAGCCAAGTGGATACGCGCGCCAATGATAAAGTGAAAGTATTTTTTGACCCTATAAACCAAAACAATCAGGTTTTGCTAATAACAGGCAATGAATAG
- the trpS gene encoding tryptophan--tRNA ligase — protein MKEIVVSGIRSTGKLHLGNYFGAIVNFLKMQEQHNCYFFIADWHSLTTHPTPADLRSSVRNVLVEYLACGIDPNVATLYIQSDIPEIAELYLYLNMLAYKGELERVTTFKDKAKTQPDNINAGLLTYPVLMAADIIIHRAAYVPVGKDQEQHLEMARTFGNRFNHLYGEEFFPEPQAYNFGNELVKVPSLDGKGKMSKSNGDHTSIFLQDTRDEIIKKMKRSVTDSGPTEPNQAKPEPIQNLFDLMKLVSKPETYAHFDNLYNTCAIRYGDFKMQIAEDMDAFVAPIREKMEAISNDDTYIANALKTGTEKARESAQATIKEVRRLIGFGKFY, from the coding sequence ATGAAGGAAATAGTGGTTAGCGGTATACGCAGCACAGGAAAACTGCACTTGGGCAACTATTTTGGTGCCATTGTCAATTTTTTAAAAATGCAGGAGCAACACAATTGCTACTTTTTTATTGCTGATTGGCACTCGCTCACCACGCACCCAACTCCTGCCGATTTACGCAGCAGCGTTCGCAATGTACTGGTTGAATACCTTGCTTGCGGTATCGACCCTAACGTGGCTACATTGTACATACAGAGCGATATACCTGAAATTGCAGAGTTGTACCTGTACCTGAATATGCTTGCCTATAAAGGTGAATTGGAACGTGTAACTACCTTCAAAGACAAGGCTAAAACTCAGCCCGATAATATAAACGCTGGTTTGCTAACCTACCCCGTACTGATGGCGGCGGACATTATCATTCACCGTGCAGCGTATGTGCCTGTAGGCAAAGACCAAGAGCAACATTTGGAAATGGCCCGCACCTTCGGGAACCGTTTTAACCATTTGTATGGCGAGGAGTTTTTCCCCGAACCGCAAGCATATAACTTTGGTAACGAGTTGGTGAAAGTGCCCAGTTTGGACGGCAAGGGCAAGATGAGCAAAAGTAACGGTGACCATACTTCGATATTTTTGCAAGACACCCGCGACGAGATTATCAAAAAGATGAAACGCTCGGTAACCGATAGCGGCCCTACTGAACCCAACCAAGCCAAGCCCGAACCGATACAAAACCTGTTTGATTTGATGAAGCTGGTTTCAAAACCAGAAACCTATGCTCATTTCGATAATTTGTATAATACCTGTGCCATACGCTACGGTGATTTTAAAATGCAGATTGCCGAAGATATGGATGCGTTTGTAGCCCCAATTCGTGAGAAAATGGAGGCAATTAGCAACGACGATACCTACATAGCCAATGCACTGAAAACAGGTACTGAAAAAGCCCGTGAAAGTGCTCAAGCTACCATCAAAGAAGTACGCAGGCTCATTGGTTTTGGTAAGTTTTATTAA